Proteins co-encoded in one Chitinophagales bacterium genomic window:
- a CDS encoding T9SS type A sorting domain-containing protein — MRKYLQNLPSHTTTWQQYKDLALIAIDLQQSGIAYSNMNSTQEQKVRNIAATNTVYANHAKGILYQAFGENYAIDSPVFPSQSSKRASTLKGVITENILQLMPNPANSYLQIRWNNPTSEASLHIYNAVGKKLEQYKVQNGEGINIHHLANGIYICALEIEGKIWTHQKLVVNH, encoded by the coding sequence ATGCGAAAATACCTACAAAATTTACCTTCTCATACCACTACTTGGCAGCAGTACAAAGACTTGGCTTTGATTGCCATTGACCTTCAACAGAGTGGAATAGCTTATAGCAATATGAACAGCACACAAGAACAGAAGGTCAGAAACATCGCAGCAACCAACACCGTCTATGCCAATCATGCAAAAGGGATATTGTATCAAGCTTTTGGAGAAAACTATGCCATAGATAGTCCTGTATTTCCAAGTCAATCTTCTAAGAGGGCAAGTACTTTAAAAGGTGTAATAACTGAGAATATTCTTCAATTGATGCCCAATCCTGCTAACAGCTACCTTCAAATTCGCTGGAACAATCCTACTTCCGAAGCAAGTTTGCATATTTACAATGCAGTTGGTAAAAAGTTGGAACAATACAAGGTTCAAAATGGAGAGGGCATAAATATCCATCATTTAGCCAATGGCATATATATATGTGCTTTGGAGATTGAAGGAAAAATATGGACACACCAAAAATTAGTTGTAAACCATTAA
- a CDS encoding cytochrome P450, with protein MNYSKKLPQISFLKSLYRIKDFAANPIPMINNSMKRYGDTYATYIGPMRMIVTQDPAHIQYILQQNHKNYHKSKIIKTLAKQIGNGLLTTDGSYWLRQRRLIQPGFHRQKLQALVSIMQQETQQFITELKGYAQTGEVIDLSKEMMKITLRIVAKSLFSTGITSKDLELIDHVITEQQKYIITKVRQPYLKPWLFVSGEDYRQKKISEQLDQLLQNIINQRKSSNEEHDDLLDMLLSARYEDTGEGMDNQQLRDESLILFVAGHETSANALAWTWYLLSQNQDIEAKILKETENVLGNRLVSFEDIPQLQYTKQVLQETMRLYPPAWIMDRVALSDDKLGEFDVPKGQVISLFIYGAHRNPNYWDNPEHFDPDRFTKEAMKERPAFSYFPFGGGPRLCIGQQFAYMEMQLVVAEMIRKFRIELVENQDIDILPLITLRPKNGILARLKERNKG; from the coding sequence ATCCCGATGATTAACAATTCGATGAAAAGATACGGCGATACGTATGCGACCTACATCGGCCCTATGAGAATGATTGTAACCCAAGATCCTGCTCACATACAATACATACTCCAACAAAACCACAAAAACTACCATAAATCAAAAATCATCAAAACGCTCGCCAAGCAAATCGGAAATGGTCTGTTGACCACAGATGGAAGCTATTGGCTGCGACAAAGACGTTTGATTCAGCCAGGGTTTCACCGCCAAAAATTGCAGGCTTTGGTCAGCATCATGCAGCAAGAAACACAGCAGTTTATAACAGAATTGAAAGGGTATGCTCAAACGGGTGAGGTGATAGATTTGTCCAAAGAGATGATGAAAATTACCCTGAGAATTGTCGCCAAATCGCTGTTCAGTACAGGTATTACCTCAAAAGATTTAGAGCTGATTGACCACGTAATCACAGAACAACAAAAATACATCATCACCAAAGTAAGGCAGCCTTATCTAAAACCGTGGCTATTTGTGAGTGGAGAAGATTACCGTCAAAAAAAGATAAGTGAACAACTCGATCAATTACTGCAAAACATTATCAATCAACGAAAAAGCAGCAATGAGGAACACGATGATTTGTTGGACATGCTCTTGAGCGCACGGTATGAGGATACGGGCGAAGGTATGGACAACCAACAGCTACGTGACGAAAGCCTTATTCTGTTTGTGGCAGGACACGAAACCTCCGCCAATGCACTCGCTTGGACTTGGTACTTATTGAGTCAAAATCAAGATATAGAGGCTAAAATTTTGAAGGAAACGGAAAATGTTTTGGGAAATCGTTTGGTCAGTTTTGAAGACATTCCACAACTACAATATACTAAACAAGTGCTACAAGAAACCATGCGTTTGTATCCGCCTGCATGGATTATGGACAGAGTGGCATTATCGGATGACAAATTGGGTGAATTTGACGTACCTAAAGGACAGGTTATCAGCTTATTTATCTATGGCGCACACCGCAATCCAAATTATTGGGACAATCCTGAGCATTTTGACCCCGACCGTTTCACCAAAGAAGCGATGAAAGAACGCCCTGCCTTTAGTTATTTTCCATTTGGCGGTGGCCCTCGTTTGTGCATTGGGCAGCAATTTGCGTACATGGAAATGCAGTTGGTCGTTGCAGAAATGATTCGAAAATTCCGAATTGAACTCGTAGAAAATCAAGATATTGACATCCTTCCCTTGATAACTTTGCGCCCAAAAAACGGTATTTTGGCGCGATTGAAGGAGAGAAATAAAGGTTGA
- a CDS encoding redoxin domain-containing protein, which translates to MIKYNSQRFFQYFSLFVICFLFASNAFADGYKIKLKATNVQDTTMLLAYHLGHKIFIQDTAVIDKKGIATFEGEEALPPGIYLGVYSGSRYFEFLVPSESDAQKFSIEVDTTDFVNSMKVSDSEENVIFNDYQRFLSKQGNAIQEMKEALKEIPETEKEARKEKQTAISKAEKVIFDYRKDLMKEHPDSYTAFLFRCMEEVTPPKKPTAEAVEEGEAVEGKEAEDADPFYAFYYVKNHFWDGFSFSDNRILRTPIFHSKIEKFLETYTPKHPDSINVAADIIIENAKANDELFKYALGYITQKYQQSKIMGMEGVFVHLAANYYLKGQADWITNKQKEQINERYQKLRYNLIGMKARNMKMQDLEGQMVSMHDVEASYLMVLFWDYKCGNCKKRMPEITKLYNKYKDKGFKVYAVCTRSEVDKWKGYLKGKDFPFIHVIDPQNKSNFRQVYDIYSTPTVYLLDENKEIVAKRLGEEQFDSMLERFYADKEAEMKKASEGK; encoded by the coding sequence ATGATTAAATATAATTCTCAACGCTTTTTTCAATACTTCTCTCTTTTTGTTATTTGTTTTTTATTTGCTTCCAATGCTTTTGCAGATGGATATAAAATAAAGCTAAAAGCCACCAATGTCCAAGATACGACGATGCTATTGGCGTATCATCTCGGACACAAAATTTTTATTCAAGATACGGCGGTTATTGATAAAAAAGGCATCGCCACATTTGAAGGTGAGGAAGCTCTGCCCCCTGGCATTTATTTAGGCGTTTATTCAGGCAGTCGTTATTTTGAATTTTTGGTGCCAAGCGAATCAGATGCACAAAAATTTAGCATTGAAGTAGATACGACTGATTTTGTCAACTCTATGAAAGTATCGGACTCTGAAGAAAATGTCATTTTTAATGATTATCAGCGTTTTCTCTCCAAACAAGGTAATGCCATTCAAGAGATGAAAGAGGCATTGAAGGAGATTCCCGAAACGGAAAAAGAGGCTCGGAAGGAAAAACAAACAGCCATCAGTAAAGCTGAAAAGGTCATTTTTGACTACCGAAAAGACCTAATGAAAGAACATCCTGATAGCTATACTGCCTTCTTGTTTAGGTGTATGGAAGAGGTCACTCCCCCTAAAAAACCAACAGCAGAAGCGGTTGAAGAAGGTGAAGCAGTTGAAGGAAAAGAAGCGGAAGATGCTGACCCTTTTTATGCTTTTTACTATGTCAAAAATCACTTTTGGGATGGGTTCAGCTTTTCGGACAATCGGATTTTGCGTACTCCTATTTTTCACAGCAAAATCGAAAAATTTCTTGAAACTTATACGCCCAAACATCCCGACTCTATCAATGTGGCGGCTGACATCATCATCGAAAATGCAAAGGCAAACGACGAATTGTTTAAGTATGCGCTGGGCTATATCACTCAAAAATACCAACAGTCAAAAATCATGGGTATGGAAGGAGTTTTTGTGCATTTGGCAGCAAATTACTATTTGAAGGGTCAGGCTGATTGGATAACGAATAAACAAAAAGAGCAAATCAATGAACGCTACCAAAAATTGCGCTACAATTTGATTGGCATGAAGGCCCGCAATATGAAAATGCAGGATTTAGAGGGGCAGATGGTTTCGATGCACGATGTAGAGGCTTCTTATTTGATGGTGTTGTTTTGGGACTACAAATGTGGCAACTGCAAAAAGCGTATGCCTGAAATCACCAAACTATACAACAAGTACAAAGACAAGGGCTTCAAAGTTTATGCGGTTTGTACCCGCAGTGAGGTGGACAAATGGAAAGGGTATCTCAAAGGCAAAGATTTTCCATTTATTCATGTGATTGACCCACAAAACAAATCCAATTTCCGACAGGTGTACGATATTTACAGCACACCAACGGTATATCTGCTCGACGAAAACAAAGAAATCGTTGCTAAACGTTTGGGTGAAGAACAGTTTGACAGTATGCTGGAAAGGTTTTATGCGGATAAAGAAGCAGAAATGAAGAAAGCTTCGGAAGGAAAATAG
- a CDS encoding DUF4105 domain-containing protein, producing the protein MNLLANSRIIQLKHYLFIVSCLLCMWTPTSMAAPQLSNQAEVSLMTCDAGEDLYAAFGHSAIRVHDPVQGIDNVYNYGTFDFDTPGFYVKFMRGKLNYKMDRDPFRQFYYAYNVRNRAVVQQTLALDSTVKQQLFDKLEINYLPENRFYLYDFFFDNCSSRIRDIFVEVLGDSLVFESEFIEKEKTFRQLLDQNLTSKQWADFGIDLALGADVDQIAEPINYMFLPEYLESAFDNAFILNNGEKIPFVKQKTTIVDKPPLSKDYPFWQRPIFVFSLLFVLILLWSYFRPPNFDKLYLDKILFLIVGLAGLILFLLWFATDHSTTDNNFNILWANPIHLLSFILLFKAQKIKRLNLYFLFFAILNTAFLLLWSFLPQAMHIAFIPIMLTIILRCGVLYYYLNKKTGPSHTELLTESLRKEITK; encoded by the coding sequence ATGAATTTACTTGCAAACAGTCGAATCATTCAATTGAAGCACTACTTATTCATTGTCAGTTGCTTACTCTGTATGTGGACTCCAACTTCAATGGCTGCTCCTCAACTTTCCAATCAGGCAGAGGTGAGCCTGATGACTTGCGATGCAGGAGAAGACCTGTATGCAGCTTTCGGACACAGTGCCATTCGGGTACATGACCCTGTTCAAGGCATTGACAATGTGTACAATTACGGTACTTTTGATTTTGATACGCCGGGGTTTTATGTCAAATTTATGCGGGGAAAACTCAACTACAAAATGGATAGAGATCCATTTCGTCAATTCTACTACGCCTACAATGTACGCAATAGGGCAGTTGTGCAGCAAACCTTGGCATTGGATTCGACTGTGAAACAACAACTATTTGACAAACTGGAAATCAATTATTTACCCGAAAATCGCTTCTATCTATACGATTTCTTCTTCGACAATTGTTCTTCTCGTATCAGAGATATTTTTGTAGAAGTATTGGGAGATTCATTGGTGTTTGAAAGTGAATTTATCGAAAAAGAAAAAACGTTTAGGCAATTGCTTGACCAAAATTTGACGAGCAAACAATGGGCAGATTTTGGGATTGACTTGGCTTTGGGAGCAGATGTGGATCAAATTGCAGAACCCATCAATTATATGTTTCTACCTGAATATCTGGAATCAGCTTTCGACAATGCATTCATCCTCAATAATGGAGAGAAAATCCCTTTTGTGAAACAGAAAACAACCATCGTAGATAAACCTCCACTGTCAAAAGACTATCCTTTTTGGCAACGCCCCATTTTTGTTTTTTCCTTGCTGTTTGTGCTGATTTTATTGTGGTCTTATTTTCGCCCACCCAATTTTGACAAGTTGTATTTAGATAAAATTCTTTTTTTAATTGTCGGGTTAGCAGGACTGATACTCTTCCTATTGTGGTTTGCAACTGACCATTCTACAACCGACAACAACTTCAACATTCTTTGGGCAAATCCCATTCACCTACTTAGTTTTATACTCCTCTTCAAAGCCCAAAAAATCAAACGTTTAAACCTCTACTTCTTGTTTTTTGCCATATTGAACACCGCTTTTCTGTTGCTTTGGAGTTTTTTGCCCCAAGCAATGCACATTGCGTTCATTCCCATTATGTTGACGATTATTTTGAGGTGCGGAGTGTTGTATTATTACCTCAACAAAAAAACAGGCCCTTCGCATACAGAGCTTTTAACCGAGTCATTACGAAAGGAGATTACCAAGTAA
- the ltrA gene encoding group II intron reverse transcriptase/maturase: MVKTKSQPITKQMVWAAYKRVKTNQGGSGVDGMSLSDLETDLSNQLYKLWNRLSSGSYFPPPVKEVEIPKGNGKTRKLGIPTVLDRIAQQVVKDHLEPKIEPCFHNSSYGYRPNRSAHAAIGVAKEHCWRLDWVIDLDIKGFFDELNHELLFKALYRHTDEKWVLMYIDRWLKASVITKDGTKRERTKGTPQGGVISPLLANLYLHYGFDKWMEKQFPSLSFERYADDIIVHCQSERQAEYVLSQIRERLQACKLELHPDKTKIVYCRDSNRKQSTDKPMQFTFLGYDFKARKSKNSRDNRVFYSFTPAISNKAKQRIIKELRQLGIQRRTGTTIYGLAKMLNRKLEGWINYYGRYRKSVMWKIFSVLNIRLIRWARNTYKRFKGSWRKAHKALKQLQKRQPNLFVHWRHGYTI, translated from the coding sequence ATGGTTAAAACAAAGTCACAGCCTATTACCAAACAGATGGTATGGGCAGCGTATAAACGAGTGAAGACGAATCAAGGCGGTTCAGGAGTGGATGGAATGAGTTTATCTGATTTAGAGACAGACTTATCCAACCAACTGTATAAACTATGGAATCGACTGAGCTCAGGTAGTTACTTTCCACCTCCTGTCAAAGAGGTGGAAATACCGAAAGGAAATGGCAAAACACGTAAGTTGGGTATACCCACGGTTTTAGACCGCATCGCCCAACAGGTAGTTAAAGACCATTTAGAACCAAAGATAGAACCTTGTTTTCACAACAGTTCTTATGGCTATCGCCCGAATCGCTCTGCACATGCAGCGATTGGAGTAGCTAAAGAGCATTGTTGGAGATTAGATTGGGTGATTGACTTGGATATAAAGGGTTTCTTTGATGAACTGAATCATGAGCTGTTGTTTAAGGCACTGTATCGTCATACGGACGAGAAATGGGTGTTGATGTATATAGATAGATGGCTAAAGGCGAGTGTAATCACAAAAGATGGCACGAAGCGAGAGCGAACGAAAGGTACACCTCAAGGAGGTGTTATTAGTCCCTTATTAGCCAATCTATATTTGCATTATGGATTTGATAAATGGATGGAAAAGCAATTCCCAAGTTTATCATTTGAAAGATATGCAGATGACATCATTGTTCACTGTCAAAGTGAGCGACAAGCTGAATATGTGTTGAGTCAAATTCGGGAACGACTACAAGCCTGTAAACTTGAATTACATCCCGACAAAACCAAGATAGTGTATTGTCGAGACAGTAATCGCAAGCAATCAACAGACAAACCCATGCAGTTTACTTTTCTGGGCTATGATTTCAAAGCGAGGAAAAGTAAGAATAGTCGAGATAATCGGGTATTTTACAGTTTTACACCTGCTATCAGCAACAAAGCAAAACAGCGGATAATCAAAGAACTCAGGCAACTTGGAATACAAAGGCGCACGGGTACAACTATCTACGGTCTTGCTAAAATGCTCAATAGAAAGTTGGAAGGCTGGATAAACTACTATGGTCGATACCGAAAATCGGTCATGTGGAAAATATTCTCAGTACTCAATATTCGGCTAATACGATGGGCAAGGAACACTTACAAACGGTTTAAGGGCAGTTGGCGCAAAGCTCACAAAGCTTTAAAGCAATTGCAGAAACGACAACCGAATCTATTTGTTCACTGGCGGCATGGCTATACGATTTAG
- a CDS encoding glycosyltransferase family 2 protein gives MESFRQPILLSIVSPVYLAEEMVDELVRQIIVAAEQVTPYFEIVLVEDGSPDHSWRKIEANCQKDKRVKGLRLSRNFGQYPAIMAGLKAAKGDYVVVMDCDLQDDPIYIPTLFEKAKKGDFDIVFTYAQQHNQSMMRRFTSKAYNALLKFLADYKGFDRHVRNYSIISRKVVNVLLQFSDEERHYLMVLRWLGFDYDLMEIKHKSRAEGGSSYSFAKLFQMAITGITYQSLKLLHFAIYIGLTLNIIAVGWGIAAFFAEGSLALGALMLFCTALILMAIGILGVYLGKVFNEVRNRPRFLVSETLNVAED, from the coding sequence ATGGAGTCATTTCGTCAGCCAATCCTATTATCCATTGTATCACCCGTTTATCTTGCCGAAGAGATGGTAGATGAACTAGTGAGGCAAATCATTGTTGCTGCCGAACAAGTCACGCCCTATTTCGAGATTGTATTGGTAGAAGATGGCAGTCCCGATCATTCTTGGCGAAAAATTGAAGCGAATTGTCAGAAAGACAAGCGGGTGAAGGGCTTGCGTTTGAGCCGAAATTTTGGACAATATCCTGCAATCATGGCAGGTTTGAAGGCTGCAAAAGGGGATTATGTAGTGGTCATGGATTGTGATTTGCAGGACGATCCGATTTACATTCCGACTTTGTTTGAAAAGGCAAAAAAAGGAGATTTTGACATTGTGTTTACTTACGCCCAACAACACAATCAGTCTATGATGCGGCGTTTCACTTCAAAGGCGTACAATGCTTTGTTGAAGTTTTTGGCAGACTACAAGGGTTTTGACCGTCATGTTCGCAACTACTCGATTATCAGCCGAAAAGTGGTCAATGTTTTGCTGCAATTCAGCGATGAAGAACGCCATTATTTGATGGTATTAAGGTGGTTGGGTTTCGACTATGATTTGATGGAAATCAAACACAAAAGCCGAGCAGAGGGCGGGAGTTCCTATTCTTTCGCCAAACTTTTTCAAATGGCCATTACAGGCATTACCTACCAATCTTTGAAGCTGCTGCATTTTGCCATTTATATCGGTTTGACACTAAATATCATTGCAGTAGGGTGGGGGATAGCCGCTTTTTTTGCAGAAGGTTCTTTGGCTTTAGGCGCTTTGATGTTGTTTTGTACGGCGTTGATATTGATGGCGATTGGTATTTTGGGTGTTTATTTAGGCAAAGTTTTCAATGAGGTTCGCAATCGCCCACGGTTTTTGGTGAGCGAGACTTTGAATGTAGCAGAAGACTAA
- a CDS encoding DUF6268 family outer membrane beta-barrel protein, whose amino-acid sequence MRFIQLRKWLLWTTIGFLSLCTSTIFAQENLLTCPDSTFCVPSVDGMPRSKGIIFEYERVVDYGIKANSSNPSIGDVNDGGIKVNRQIQFVCRLPVYNKEHLKIAAGFRYFTEEFRFDATDYPLFQSLEDRALKSIGLSAYIVKSFRGNKFFLVKLGADLNGDYNQDIAPKADFLRYSLVPLFGWKKNNQIAYGVGLAYSYVFGTPRFIPVIAYNNTFNRRWGIEMLLPGSIRLRHNMSESDIFYFTTKINGASYRINLHDEAAFAQYDILDLKKSEIRIFATYEREIYDFVWFGVNSGLRKNLSFYLNDSLNGGGERIIEGDVRRAFFFNVSLFLVPPRKFID is encoded by the coding sequence ATGCGATTCATACAACTTAGAAAATGGTTATTGTGGACTACCATTGGCTTTCTAAGCCTTTGTACTTCCACTATTTTTGCACAAGAGAATTTACTCACCTGTCCTGATTCCACCTTTTGTGTGCCGAGCGTAGATGGAATGCCCCGCAGCAAGGGCATCATCTTTGAATACGAGAGAGTGGTGGACTACGGCATCAAAGCCAACTCTTCCAACCCTTCCATTGGAGATGTGAATGATGGAGGTATCAAAGTAAACAGACAAATCCAGTTTGTTTGCCGCCTACCTGTTTACAACAAAGAACACCTCAAAATAGCAGCAGGATTTCGCTACTTCACCGAAGAATTTCGCTTCGATGCCACCGACTATCCACTTTTTCAGAGCTTAGAAGACCGAGCCCTCAAAAGCATAGGCTTGTCAGCTTATATTGTTAAATCTTTTCGAGGCAACAAGTTCTTTTTGGTCAAATTGGGAGCAGATTTGAATGGCGATTACAACCAAGACATTGCGCCCAAAGCAGATTTTTTGAGGTACTCGCTCGTGCCATTGTTTGGGTGGAAAAAGAACAATCAAATCGCCTATGGTGTGGGTTTGGCCTATTCCTATGTTTTTGGTACTCCAAGATTTATACCCGTCATTGCTTACAACAACACTTTTAATCGCCGATGGGGAATAGAAATGTTGTTGCCTGGAAGCATTCGACTGCGACACAATATGAGTGAATCTGACATCTTTTACTTCACCACAAAAATTAACGGAGCCAGCTATCGCATCAACCTACACGACGAAGCCGCATTTGCCCAATACGATATTTTGGACCTCAAAAAATCGGAAATCAGGATATTTGCGACCTATGAGCGAGAAATTTACGATTTTGTATGGTTTGGCGTGAACAGCGGACTCCGCAAAAATCTCAGCTTCTACCTCAATGATTCCCTGAACGGTGGCGGCGAGCGAATCATTGAAGGGGATGTGAGGCGGGCCTTTTTCTTCAATGTCAGTTTGTTTTTAGTTCCCCCTCGAAAATTTATAGATTGA
- a CDS encoding T9SS type A sorting domain-containing protein: MMKYYLVFFLFICKCASAQIYFNKTIDFSSETETAYSITQLENGDIVILGAYLDHEVRENYSIQSIFLMKLDEYGNQIWLQKYADSTAVLYTGFNGLIQTQDGGFAFGGGYAQAFPENLPAKYLIGKFDSLGNKDWFHTYGYEDYDTGLQAKQLADGGFVMTGVSQNFSETGEGLDAYDIYIIRTDKEGNLLWEKHIDNEGFDNSTSVQVLPNGNMLFGGFLDNSILGEYDGYILELDGEGNIVDEQVFGTEYTDCGMGIELLKDGNYLVHSCEGKLIDGEIVTIDYIAKIDTNYNILWKWESKYSIEEYNLIKAVELKDGSIGFAGWYDRNSTSTLGWMGRLSSEGELIWEKEYYTVRTKHQNFYDMVAANDGGMIAVGQAFNPDDVENDESFNIWVVKVNCMGEFEALAEGESCDVIVGIENEPLLQQNSLHIFPNPTQDQVQFSWNTPATQLSVYNTTGQLITQIPLDLGQKILQLEVVDWRSGVYLVVLEDETGAIWGREKMVVR; the protein is encoded by the coding sequence ATGATGAAATATTATTTGGTATTTTTTTTATTTATATGTAAATGTGCATCTGCCCAAATCTACTTTAATAAAACCATTGATTTCAGCTCTGAAACAGAAACTGCTTACTCCATAACTCAATTAGAAAATGGAGATATAGTGATTTTAGGTGCATACCTTGACCATGAAGTTAGAGAAAATTACAGCATTCAGTCTATATTTCTAATGAAATTAGATGAATACGGAAATCAAATATGGCTGCAAAAATATGCTGATAGTACAGCAGTTCTTTATACGGGTTTTAATGGTCTGATACAAACTCAAGATGGTGGTTTCGCCTTTGGAGGAGGATACGCACAGGCATTTCCTGAAAATTTACCTGCCAAATACTTAATCGGAAAATTTGATAGTTTAGGTAATAAAGACTGGTTTCATACTTATGGCTATGAGGACTACGATACAGGCTTGCAAGCCAAACAATTGGCAGATGGTGGTTTTGTGATGACAGGGGTATCTCAAAATTTTTCAGAAACAGGAGAAGGCTTGGATGCCTACGATATTTACATAATTCGGACAGATAAGGAAGGTAATTTATTATGGGAAAAGCACATTGACAATGAGGGCTTTGACAATTCGACAAGTGTTCAAGTTCTGCCGAATGGAAATATGTTGTTTGGAGGTTTTTTGGATAATTCCATTTTGGGAGAGTACGATGGCTATATTTTGGAATTGGACGGAGAGGGGAATATCGTTGATGAGCAAGTATTCGGAACAGAATACACGGACTGTGGTATGGGTATAGAATTACTAAAAGATGGAAATTATTTGGTACATTCTTGTGAGGGAAAATTGATAGATGGTGAAATAGTAACCATTGATTACATTGCTAAAATAGATACCAATTACAACATTCTTTGGAAATGGGAATCGAAATATTCTATTGAAGAATACAATCTTATCAAGGCAGTAGAATTAAAAGATGGCTCTATTGGTTTTGCAGGTTGGTACGACCGAAATTCTACAAGTACATTGGGATGGATGGGAAGGTTGAGTTCAGAAGGAGAATTGATTTGGGAGAAGGAATATTATACGGTTAGAACCAAACACCAAAATTTTTATGATATGGTGGCTGCGAATGATGGTGGAATGATTGCTGTTGGACAGGCTTTTAATCCTGATGATGTGGAAAATGATGAAAGCTTTAATATTTGGGTTGTTAAAGTCAACTGCATGGGCGAATTTGAAGCCTTAGCCGAGGGAGAAAGTTGTGACGTGATAGTAGGCATTGAAAACGAACCACTATTGCAGCAAAACTCCCTACACATTTTCCCCAACCCCACACAAGACCAAGTACAGTTTTCTTGGAACACACCTGCCACACAGCTTTCGGTTTACAATACCACAGGACAATTAATCACACAAATTCCTTTGGATTTGGGACAGAAAATCCTGCAATTGGAAGTTGTGGATTGGCGGAGTGGCGTGTATTTGGTGGTTTTGGAAGATGAAACAGGAGCGATTTGGGGGAGGGAGAAGATGGTGGTACGGTAG
- a CDS encoding T9SS type A sorting domain-containing protein, which produces MKQNSLHIFPNPTQDQVQFSWNTLATQLSVYNTTGQLITQIPLDLGQKTLQLEVVDWRSGVYLVVLEDETGAIWGREKLVVR; this is translated from the coding sequence TTGAAGCAAAACTCCCTACACATTTTCCCCAATCCCACACAAGACCAAGTGCAATTTTCTTGGAACACACTCGCCACACAGCTTTCGGTTTACAATACCACAGGGCAATTAATCACACAAATTCCTTTGGATTTGGGACAGAAAACCCTGCAATTGGAAGTTGTGGATTGGCGGAGTGGCGTGTATTTGGTGGTGTTGGAAGATGAAACAGGAGCGATTTGGGGGAGGGAGAAGTTGGTGGTACGGTAG